From a single Phalacrocorax aristotelis chromosome 1, bGulAri2.1, whole genome shotgun sequence genomic region:
- the MYF5 gene encoding myogenic factor 5: protein MEVMDSCQFSPSELFYDSSCLSSPEGEFPEDFEPRDLPPFGAHEPPEPACSEEEEHVRAPTGHHQAGHCLMWACKACKRKSTTMDRRKAATMRERRRLKKVNQAFETLKRCTTANPNQRLPKVEILRNAIRYIESLQELLREQVENYYHLPGQSCSEPTSPTSSCSDGMADCGSPAWAARESSFDAVYCSEMAHGYAAEQSSALSSLDCLSSIVDRLSPAEEPGLPLRDAASLSPSASIDSGPGTPGTPPPRRTYQAL, encoded by the exons atggaggtgatgGACAGCTGCCAGTTCTCCCCCTCCGAGCTCTTCTATGacagctcctgcctctcctccccggAGGGCGAGTTCCCCGAGGATTTCGAGCCCAGGGACCTGCCTCCCTTCGGCGCCCACGAGCCCCCCGAGCCCGCCTGCTCCGAGGAAGAGGAGCATGTCCGAGCTCCCACCGGCCACCACCAGGCCGGCCACTGCCTCATGTGGGCTTGCAAAGCCTGCAAGAGAAAATCCACCACAATGGACCGGCGGAAGGCGGCCACcatgagggagaggaggaggctgaagaAAGTGAACCAGGCTTTTGAGACCCTGAAGAGATGCACCACCGCCAACCCCAACCAAAGACTCCCCAAAGTAGAGATCCTGAGGAACGCCATCAGATACATCGAGAGCCTCCAGGAGCTCTTGAGGGAACAGGTAGAAAACTACTATCACCTGCCAGGACAGAGCTGCTCCGAACCGACCAGCCCCACTTCCAGCTGCTCCGATGGGATG GCCGACTGCGGCAGCCCCGCCTGGGCGGCGAGGGAGAGCAGCTTCGACGCCGTCTACTGCTCCGAGATGGCCCACG GATATGCCGCCGAGCAGAGcagcgccctgtccagcctggaCTGCCTCTCCAGCATCGTGGACCGCCTCTCCCCGGCGGaggagccggggctgccccTCCGCGATGCCGCCTCCCTCTCGCCCAGCGCCAGCATCGACTCGGGGCCGGGGACGCCCGGGACGCCGCCGCCCCGACGGACCTACCAGGCGCTATGA